The nucleotide sequence aaaacTATTCCACTTAAAATCCGACAATTTCTAAAAGCCTAAGGTGAAGCTTTTGTAATATGCAAGACTGCGGTGTGGCCCATAAGATTATTTGCTTTAGAAGAAAAGCACGTTCACGTTCCTGAGCTATTTCCCAATAGAAAGGGCCCCATAAGTTTGACACGTATTAAAACAATTATTGAAATTTTGTTTTGTcattcttaaatattttaatcccTTGCCGGGGTTTTTAGGAATATAAAAGATTTCGAAGAACATACATATCTGGTATACTAACAAGTATATACATAAATGTTCTTAAGTAGTCGTCGGAACCTTATGATCTGTCTAAACTGTCATATAAACTAGTCTAGTATGTTTAATGGTATCTGGTTATAATATTCACAAAGATCCTCTTCCTATTGGAGGTAATAAATACTGCTTACTCTTTAACTATATTGATAGTACTTCACAGACTAACTGCCAATATTTGATCCGAAAAAGGTGGGCCCTAAAATAATGCTGACAAACCAAAAGATCCAAGttttaaattcatttataCCGATAGGctgaaatttgaattttatgcCACGATTTACTTGACAAATAACATTGATATATACAGCGAAGTTTAACTGCTATCTAAAAACCGGTTCATTGGGTTAAATCAACACTAAAAAACACTCTTTATAATTTAactttcaacattttctaaaaggATGTCATTATActtaaatgaaaaatttatttttatagtgTTACTCGTATACTTCAAGGGTGTATTGTATTCTTTGGAAAGTATGTGATGTAACAGGAAAGGCAAGCGTTTCCCACCCTATAAAATATATCCTTTATCAGAATCAAGCCGAATTGATCTAGCTATATCCGACTGTCTGTCCGTGTGAAAGCGGTGATCTTGGAAATTATAAAAGTTAAAGAGATGGGATTAAGCATATAGATTCTAGAATTTTcgacgcagcgcaagtttttatCCCGATGTGCCACGCTCAAACgccaattttattttatatatttgtcAATATCTATCGGATGGCCAGAAAAAACTTATATCGGAACATTAGTTAATTAGTTAAATTAGTTAACTGATATATGATAGTCGAGGATCTGTAGCTTTCCCTCTTGTTTGGaatagattttttaaagatttagaaggtttttctctgtgtattGTTTGTACAACGTAAGTACACGGCCAATGCAAAACACAAAGTAAGAAACATTTCAATGACAGCTGCAGAAGTGTATTCAACGATCATTAATTACCAGAGCACGAGTGATTGTACTTTGCACGACCAGTTTAGATTAACGAATTCCTCCATTGAACCGAGGCAaagctaaaaaaataaagataaaacAACTAATTTacttgtgaaatgaaattcgTTCCAAGATTGTGTACGAATTGCTTCTATCGGCTTACGCTGGCGCCTATTTAGTGAATGATTTTGATAAACGGCTATTTTTAGTCGACAGTAAATTATAATATGGAATCGGTCTTGAGTTGGGGATAGCAGATAAGATATGCTAGTTGTTGACAACTTGACCTGGACAACATTTGACCGAAGTGTTTCTACATCCGTTTCTCCACAGCCATGACCAACCTGTGGAAGGCACTGACGCGTCGCAAGACCGACGATGTGAATGAAGGCGAGTCCCAGCTGGCGCGGGTCCTGAACCTCTTTGACCTGACGGCCCTGGGAGTGGGCAGTACTCTGGGACTGGGGGTCTACGTCCTAGCCGGCCAGGTGGCCTACAACATAGCCGGGCCAGCGGTTACCATTTCCTTCCTGATTGCGGCCATCGCATCCGCCTTTGCCGGAATCTGCTATGCGGAGTTCGCAGCCCGAGTGCCCAAGGCGGGCAGCGCCTATGTGTACAGCTATGTGACCATTGGGGAGTTCGTGGCCTTCACCATAGGATGGAACCTCATTCTGGAGTACGTTATTGGCACGGCCTCCGTGGCGCGTGGCCTCAGCGGCTACTTCGACTCGCTGATCGACAACAACATGTCGAAGGCCTTAAACGAGTCGATGCACATCGACGTGGACTTCCTGGGCGACTACCCGGACTTTTTGTCTTTCGGCatggtgctgctgctggcgtGCATCCTGGCGTTTGGTGCCAAGGAGTCCAGCTTCCTGAACAACATCTTCACCACGGTCAACCTGGTCACCATTGCCATTGTCCTGGTGGCCGGGGCCATGAATGCCGACGCCGACAACTGGCGAATCCCCGAGAACGAAGTCCCCGAGGGCTTCGGCACAGGTGGCTTCATGCCGTTCGGCATTGCGGGAGTGATGGCCGGGGCCGCCAAGTGCTTCTACGGCTTCGTGGGCTTCGACTGCATCGCCACCACGGGCGAGGAGGCCATCAACCCCAAGCGCAACATCCCGCTGTCGATCGTGGTGTCGCTGATCATCATCTTCCTCTCCTACTTCGGTGTGTCCACGGTGCTGACCATGATGCTGCCCTACTATATGCAGGACAAGGACGCTCCCTTCCCGCACGCCTTCGATGAGGTCGGCTGGTTCACCATTAAGTGGATCGTGACCATCGGCGCGGTGTTTGCGCTCTGCACCAGTCTGCTGGGCGCCATGTTCCCACTGCCACGCATCCTCTACGCCATGGGCAAGGACGGTATCCTCTTCAAGAAACTATCCACGGTGCACAGCTACACGAAGACCCCGCTCCTGGCCACTATTGTGTCCGGTATCTTTGCATGTGAGTAGGAGTCCCTGAGGTGTCTCCGTCTAGGCGACGTCTGACTTCTTCTGTCTTCTCCTCCCCCAGCGATCATGGCCCTCCTCTTCAACCTGGACCAGCTGGTGGACATGATGTCGATCGGAACCCTGCTCGCCTACACCATCGTGGCAATTTGCGTGCTCGTGCTGCGCTACCAGGACGAGGAGATGACCAAGCTGGTGTCCGTGAAGGCCCCGAACGTGTTCCGGCAGTTCTTCAACGGCAACTCCTTCCGCGAGCCCAACTCGATGACCTCGGCCATCACCAAGGTAGGCATCGTGGTGTTTGCCATCTTTTGCCTCGTGTGGTGCTCCTTGCAGAAGGTCTTCGACTTGGACAACACCGGCGGCATTGTGGCCTTGAGCCTGGTGGGCCTCGTGCTGATCCTCATCTGCGTGGTGATCGGCATGCAGCCGGTGTCGACCATCGAGCTGACCTTCAAGGTGCCTCTGGTGCCGTTCGTGCCCTGCCTCAGCGTGTTCGCGAATCTGTACCTGATGTTCCAGCTGGACCTGAACACGTGGATCCGCTTCCTCATCTGGATCGTGATCGGCTACGTGATCTACTTCTGCTACGGCATGCGGAACTCCACGCAGATAGCCAGGGCACGCAACCACGCCGAGGTGGCGGCCAATGCGATGCAGCACCAGGGCCAGCACGAGAACCCCGCCTTCGAGCCTGACTGCAAGGTGGAAAACGGCAAGCAGCCACCGCCCTACGAGTTCTCCGAGAAGCTGTAGGGGCCTCAAGGGCTTCCACCCTAGTATTATAACTATAGCCCCCTACTGCTTGAACTTCATCCGATTTTGCATCTTCCTCTGAATAGAACAAAGACTCCTCTGCCTTCTTAGCTAGCACGTTTATGTGAGAGAGATGAATAGATTGCGTATGGAAATTAAATGGATCCGTCCACTGACCGCCTTATTGCCAGCCAGAGCGGATCTGTTATTTCTGTGCGCCTCAGGACTTCTAGAGAGAGCTCAAAACAGACTCTATTTTACCATTTCATCCTTCTATCCCATTTTACCAAAACCTACCCAACTTTTAACCAACCCAAACGATTCAGCTGCAATGCCCTATTTTGTTGTGATATCTGTAAATATACCCACATATATAGAGTAGTATTGATCGCGTTTTGTATATTTGTCACAATTACAATCGTTATGTAACCATGTAAATGGAATTTGTATCATATGGATGTCATCGCAGGTACGCGTGCAACCCGCACAGCCGTTGCCGCACGTAGTGTTTAAGCTCTTTAGCTGCTAAGCTTCCCACATTTGTTATTATTAGCCAAAACAGAAACGAATTTTGCCCCTTTCTTGTTTATTAAAAACGCAATGCTGTTCAACATACCGTGTGGGGCTTGTTTAATTGAGATGTGCGCCTGGACAGCACAGACAATTCCTCGGGTCCTGAGACGAGATCGGTACTGGAgctcataaatatttatccAGAAGCTGCTGCAGTCCCCGAGCTCCATTCTTTCGCACTGTGGGGGCACTCAGCCCCAGAGTGGAAACTTCTTCTTGGGCTTGTGCAGTTTTTGGAGCGTTCTTTTTGGCAACTTGGACTTGGTCTGCCGTAGAGTTTCGGGTGCAGAATCCACTCTGTTTGCTAACCGGCTTAGTTAAATGGCAAAGAATCTGGCCTCCCCTCGGCTCTCCACCTCCCCCGCTCTGATTTCTAAGCCTTGGGAAACTTCAAGAGTAAATAGTCGGGGCGGGTCGAAAAAATCGCAGCTCAGAGCCAAAAAGCCAGACAAAAGTGGCTCGGCTAATGCAAACAAACACACACTCGCAGCACATACTCGTATGTATGACTGGTTGGGGGTCCTGAATATGCCAAGTGGAGGAATGCCGGCGTTGGATGGTCCACAAAGGCGTCCACTGAGAAACACAATTGTTTTGCCGGATTTGTTCCTAACTCCCTCTATTTCAATCTTTTCCAGGCACTAATTTATGCGCTTTAGAGCATATCAAATGCTTTCTGGGTGGGAAGGGGTCGGCGGAAAGCAAAAACGGATATTGCTAGAGGATTGTAATTTGACTTTTGTGTCCTTGCTGCGCACATATGCGGAAAAATGCTATTTTTCACACGCTGCACTTGGAGCGGCGAGCACACAAGCCCTCTGCACAGTATTCTTCTCCATTCACGGCCCTCCCCGCGGGGCTGGAACCCGTGGAACCGCCAGAAATCCAGAAATCGCTTTAAAGTATGCTTTAGAGGCCCGCAAATGCGATCGCTTTAAGGTCGATCCCAGAAGTATGGGGCTTGCTTTGCGCCCTCACGCCAGAGCCCGTGTAAACATTGTGTATCTGTCGGAGATTGGAGATTGGCCCTTTTTACATGGCAGATTCCGGATTCGTATCTGCCGGGTGTAAATGCTGTCGTGCGGCCGACTCGTCTGGGCAAGTGGATGGCGTATTAAATGGCCAAGTGCTGCTGCCCATGCGGATGCAATTTTCATTTTATCGATTCACCAAATCCCCGCTCTCTGCGCTGCCGGGTATGCAACGCGTTGCGCTGCAATGGGGCTCAAATACAATTTCGGCCCAAAAGTATCCGTTTCGAGCTGCAGTTCGCAGTAaaggtaaaataaataaacaataaatgCCTGAGATGGGCCGGGGATTAGGACCAGAGGGGTCCTAGGCGCCCAGTGCGCGCACTCTGCGTTTGTGGTTTCATTTGTGAGTTTTAATTAAATAcgtttaaatatttgttatttccGACAGGCAGACAAACCAACCGAGCGACCAGGGCAGCACAGCAGCCGGGAAACAGCAACAGGGCGGCGGGGAAAGTCCCCTCGGCCTCGTCCACCTGGTAAATATTAGCGAAAAATTAGCAAAGTATTTTAAGCGCTGCATGTTCGTCCTGCGGCTTTCAACACCAACATCCCCGCCGTTCTGGGGACTCGGGGGAGTACGATGGGGGTTCCGCCGTGGAGGACGGTACATCATTTGCGAAGTTTTCGGTGCGTgtgcattttatttatttataaacaatgcataattaatttaaaatgcgTGCGCAAAATTGTTGTTAAGTGCTTAATCCTGTAAAGTGTAGCAGGAAGCGAAACGTGCCGCATAGAGTAGAGCCGGATATTGAGTTGATGCATTTTTCATAAGCCTATCACCAAAACGGCGAGCTAGGAGTGCTGCGATCAAAGCCGATGCACCGAAAGCTCGCAATtatttattggtttttaattaGGGAGGGTAACTGAAGAGTTTTCAGATTGCTCTTTTATTTAAACAATGTCCCCGATGCCCATGTCCACTTTGTTTTTACTCGTTCGAACGCTCATTGTACTGGAAACCAAAATGGGTCGACTGCTGTTTGTCCGCCCAGGCACTCTGCAGGCCAATTAACAGAAATTTTCAATTTGCAAAATAGAATAAAAACCGAAACTGCTAATGATTCCGGTTGCTCCGCTCACTGGCCGCCCAGCCGCCAACGTTCTACGTCTGCCCGATGCAATTTGAATCCGCAATTTTGTCAAAGTCAAACAGTTCAAAATGTACATGCGGTCAACAAAATCAAATTAACTTTTAGCGCGAATAAATTTGCCACAACCACAGCGCGggtagtttttaaaaattaaattttgcaagCGAACGTTGGTCGGTTGGGGCACGGGCATGTGCGCATAATAGGCCGATCGACATCAATTAAGAAAATAATCCGCGCATTATGCGAAGGCGACTAGTACATAAATATTGTTTGACATCGACCAGGGCGACTGGGCAAAAAACAGGGCAGCGAGGGATTTGGCGAGTAAGCGGGCATTTTCAGCATATGCCAGGCGGAGCGGAAACCGGTGTGGTGCGGTCGTAATGATGACATTCCGGATGTTGGTAGCAACGACCACGATGACAGGTGCTACAAGCAAGGACACGGCATTTATGGACTCGAACGCCGGAGTACTTGGGCTCTTGCGAAGGGGTTACGACCCGGGCCGCGACCttattttcaattaacattttgcAGATGCTCACCCTAATTGCTTTTTACGTGCGAGGTCAAAAAACGTTAgctactaaataaatacacagTTTTCTCTATTTGTCCACGCACAGCAGGTGCTGATGACAAAATAAACGAACGCCCGTGCCGTATACACAGGTACGCATTTGCAGATGTGGTTAAAGCGCATTCCAGTTTTGGCCCAAATCGTCGGCGCATCGAGCCGTTTAACCAAATTCATAATACGCCCTGCTGCACGGCTCGCACCTCTTGATTATGGCAGCAACGCCAGCAAATATGTGAGCAGCCACGTGGCCGTGAAATCGCATTTGGCCTTCTGTGTGAATCGAATCTGCGGATGGGGGGTAGGCAGATGGAGGACTTTGTGTTTTTTGACGACCGTAATGAAAAGATCAAAAGCCCATTAAAGGGCCTTTCTGACAATAACAAATGTATAAACGGCAGCGGAAAGCATAAAAACACTGCATATCATTTCGAATGCAAATACCCAAAAAGAAAAGGTGAAAGGAAAATAATGGCATCATAAAAGGGGTTTTATAAATGGGCAGTAAACTGCAAATCTGGTCAGGAGATATTGCCCCTGAGGACAACTAATGGAGGTCAAATCATCATATCTTCGGCCCCCTTCACAGAATGCCTCTTGATTAATACAATTTTGGCCCCGACTGCCCAaaatccaaatccaaatcGAAATCCACTCAACTGACCAAATTAGTCCTTTGCAGTGCGACCAGTGCGAAAACTCAATTTGCTCCGGAAATGGCCTGTTCTGCAGTTCGGCCTCGGCCCTGCTCGTCAACTGCCGTCAATTTGGCTAACAATATTCACGCCAATTAACAAATTAATTGCCTACTTTGCCGTCTGCATTTGAAGGAGCTCAAACTGGCTCACACACGAACCTGCGGCGCATTCCCAATGGCATCTTAGTTTTATGAGCAAACACAACACGGCCACAAAGTAGAAACGCTAATGAAATTTTCAGCCCAGACGGCTCTGTGGGCTGCACCGGAGGGGGGTGGGGTAGGCTGCGCAACCTAcggccggtaggtggcgtatttacAAAGCTTTTAATATAATGACACATTATCATGGCAGGCGGCGGTGTCAAAGGAAAGGGGTGTGCACACATGGGCCGGGCCCTTAGGCCCCTTCACTTCGGCAGATTGCCGCTTGCACCGACAAATGAGCCCACGCAATAGAGGATTTTACGAGTAGGCGGCAAAACGGCTCTTTCGTTAAAACTCGTTTAAGGGCTGAGAAGGATGTTTTTATTGCACGCAGAAACTATTAAGAAAGTTCAAAACAATTCCTGAAcaatttcaaaaa is from Drosophila suzukii chromosome 3, CBGP_Dsuzu_IsoJpt1.0, whole genome shotgun sequence and encodes:
- the slif gene encoding cationic amino acid transporter 3; amino-acid sequence: MTNLWKALTRRKTDDVNEGESQLARVLNLFDLTALGVGSTLGLGVYVLAGQVAYNIAGPAVTISFLIAAIASAFAGICYAEFAARVPKAGSAYVYSYVTIGEFVAFTIGWNLILEYVIGTASVARGLSGYFDSLIDNNMSKALNESMHIDVDFLGDYPDFLSFGMVLLLACILAFGAKESSFLNNIFTTVNLVTIAIVLVAGAMNADADNWRIPENEVPEGFGTGGFMPFGIAGVMAGAAKCFYGFVGFDCIATTGEEAINPKRNIPLSIVVSLIIIFLSYFGVSTVLTMMLPYYMQDKDAPFPHAFDEVGWFTIKWIVTIGAVFALCTSLLGAMFPLPRILYAMGKDGILFKKLSTVHSYTKTPLLATIVSGIFASIMALLFNLDQLVDMMSIGTLLAYTIVAICVLVLRYQDEEMTKLVSVKAPNVFRQFFNGNSFREPNSMTSAITKVGIVVFAIFCLVWCSLQKVFDLDNTGGIVALSLVGLVLILICVVIGMQPVSTIELTFKVPLVPFVPCLSVFANLYLMFQLDLNTWIRFLIWIVIGYVIYFCYGMRNSTQIARARNHAEVAANAMQHQGQHENPAFEPDCKVENGKQPPPYEFSEKL